From one Gadus morhua chromosome 8, gadMor3.0, whole genome shotgun sequence genomic stretch:
- the ncstn gene encoding nicastrin, translating into MDLISTKWIIHLLLCGLFYGVSCNSVEQKIYINLNDTVPCVRLLNATHQIGCQSSLGGDVGVIHFLESEQNLEYVLTTGNNPPYMVILESHLFNRDVMMKLKNGSSRIAGVAVIKPNSNPVGAFSPHTTCPNENTGVYSESYDPALAHCNGTMWNPNGNGLSYEEFSFPIFSLKDDNGTEVIRQCYMDHNRAVNGSVPVYPLCAMELSSHMSAVTDTVTCMRRSDTSGLSLNPEQVCDPLGNYNVWGATKGLNNSASGHSENETVVIAAARLDSRAFFHGISLGADSGTSGFITLLAAAGALANVTREAPPPRTILYAFFQGESFDYIGSSRMVYDMQGDKFPIDLDNIHSLVEIGQVGLHASEGLWVHTDPVSRRNASIETEVKNLTDIFRSVATSLNISLGEPDVSQPLPPASFQRFLRAQPIPGVVLTDHRTSFTNSFFESMYDNAEYLNLTFPAGLTPEEQFNYVTDTAKGLAKVATLAARTLYRQAGGAEERLAGINADELTVAHMLYGFLIQTKNPWFEAIVSPEDLPALRAFPPEHYVGVNFNSNSSTKLVSYVFINLTGTAVNVSRENCSSSGKFEDAADSTDMNSYTWVRGVTPPNATEPAGYCVRSTTRLARAESPAFLLGEFNSSTYSTWSESRWKKINARIFLVAGHDLEMLTLGVGLAVLLVSLLITFFVNAKADFLFSSGREPANATY; encoded by the exons ATGGATTTGATATCAACCAAATGGATTATACATTTGTTACTTTGTGGTCTTTTTTATG GTGTGAGCTGTAATTCGGTTGAACAGAAAATCTACATCAATCTCAACGACACTGTGCCGTGTGTCAGGTTGCTCAATGCGACGCATCAAATAGGCTGCCAGT CCTCCCTAGGTGGGGACGTGGGGGTGATCCACTTTTTGGAGTCGGAGCAGAATTTAGAATATGTCCTGACCACTGGAAACAATCCTCCATATATGGTCATCCTGGAATCTCATCTTTTCAACAG GGATGTCATGATGAAGCTGAAAAACGGCTCCAGTCGCATTGCCGGCGTTGCCGTGATAAAGCCCAACTCAAATCCAGTTGGGGCCTTCTCTCCACACACCACCTGCCCCAATGAGAACACAG gtgtctACTCTGAGAGCTACGACCCCGCCCTGGCTCACTGCAACGGGACGATGTGGAACCCGAATGGGAACGGCCTCTCCTACGAGGAGTTCAGCTTCCCCATCTTCTCCCTGAAGGACGACAACGGCACTGAGGTCATACGGCAG TGCTACATGGACCACAACCGGGCGGTGAACGGCAGCGTGCCCGTCTACCCGCTGTGTGCCATGGAGCTCTCCTCCCACATGAGCGCCGTCACCGACACGGTCACCTGCATGCGGCGGAGCGACACCAGTGGGTTGAGCCTCAACCCGG AGCAAGTGTGCGACCCGCTGGGGAACTACAACGTGTGGGGCGCCACCAAGGGCCTGAACAACTCCGCCAGCGGGCACAGCGAGAACGAGACGGTCGTCATCGCCGCCGCCAGG CTGGACAGCCGGGCATTCTTCCACGGCATCAGCCTGGGCGCGGACAGCGGCACGTCGGGCTTCATCACGCTGCTCGCCGCCGCCGGGGCGCTCGCCAACGTCACCCGGGAGGCCCCCCCGCCACGCACCATCCTCTACGCCTTCTTCCAGGGG GAATCCTTCGACTACATCGGCAGCTCGCGGATGGTGTACGACATGCAGGGAGATAAATTCCCCATTGACCTGGACAACATTCACTCTCTTGTGGAGATTGGACAG GTGGGCCTTCACGCCAGCGAAGGTTTGTGGGTCCATACTGACCCCGTCTCCAGGAGGAACGCCAGTATTGAAACAGAG GTGAAGAACCTCACTGACATCTTCAGGTCGGTCGCCACCAGCCTGAACATCTCATTGGGTGAGCCTGATGTCTCTCAGCCCCTTCCTCCCGCCTCTTTCCAGCGCTTCCTTCGAGCTCAGCCAATCCCTGGCGTCGTCCTCACCGATCACCGCACCAGCTTCACAAACAG CTTCTTCGAGAGCATGTACGATAACGCCGAGTACCTCAACCTGACGTTCCCAGCCGGGCTGACCCCCGAGGAGCAGTTCAACTACGTCACAGACACTGCCAAG GGTCTGGCGAAGGTGGCCACCCTGGCGGCGCGAACCCTGTACCGGCAGGCGGGCGGCGCCGAAGAGAGGCTGGCGGGCATCAACGCGGACGAGCTGACG GTGGCTCACATGCTTTACGGATTCCTGATCCAGACCAAAAACCCCTGGTTCGAAGCCATAGTTAGCCCTGAAGATCTGCCAGCACTGA GGGCTTTTCCCCCGGAGCATTACGTGGGGGTGAACTTTAACTCCAACAGCTCCACCAAACTGGTGAGCTACGTGTTCATCAACCTCACGGGCACGGCCGTCAACGTCAGCAGGGAGAACTGCAGCAGCTCCGGCAAGTTCGAGGACGCGGCGGACAGCACAGAC atgAACTCGTACACCTGGGTGCGAGGCGTGACCCCCCCGAACGCCACAGAGCCGGCAGGGTACTGCGTCCGCTCTACGACGAGACTCGCCCGGGCAGAGTCCCCGGCCTTCCTGCTCGGAGAGTTCAACTCGTCCACCTACTCGACGTGGAGCGAGTCGCGCTGGAAGAAAATCAACGCGCGCATCTTCCTGGTGGCCGGCCACGACCTGGAG ATGCTGACCCTGGGCGTGGGCTTGGCCGTGCTGCTCGTCTCCCTCCTGATCACCTTCTTCGTCAACGCCAAGGCCGACTTCCTGTTCAGCTCCGGCCGCGAGCCAGCCAACGCCACCTACTGA
- the vangl2 gene encoding vang-like protein 2, with protein MDNESQYSGYSYKSSHSRTSRKHRDRRERHRSKSRDSSSRGDKSVTIQAPGEPLLDAESTRGDDRDDNWGETTTVVTGTSVDSVSNEDLTRVSKDLEESVPLRCTRFAGPVLGGCLSLFALLTPLAFLVLPQALWREALDPCGTPCEGLYVSLAFKLLVLLISSWALFLRPARSALPRFFVFRCLLMVLVFLFVASYWLFYGVRVLEPRERDYRGIVEYAASLVDALLFIQYLALVLLEVRHLQPAFCLKVVRSTDGVSRFYNVGHLSIQRASVWVLDHYYTDFPVYNPALLNLPKSILSKKMTGFKVYSLDESSTNNSTGQSRAMIAAAARRRDNSHNEFYYEEAEMDRRVRKRKARLVVAVEEAFTHIKRLHDDEVAASPKHPREVMDPREAAQAIFAPMARAMQKYLRTTRQQPFHSMESILSHLQFCITHNMSPKAFLERYLSPGPTMQYQRESDRGRQWTLVSEEPVTSALRQSLVFSLRRLDFSLVVTVTPLPFLRIGEEFIDPKSHKFVMRLQSETSV; from the exons ATGGACAACGAGTCGCAGTACTCGGGCTACTCCTACAAGTCCTCGCACTCCCGCACCTCCCGCAAGCACCG ggaCCGGAGGGAACGGCACCGGTCTAAGAGCCGGGACAGCAGCAGCCGGGGGGATAAGTCGGTCACCATCCAGGCGCCCGGAGAGCCTCTGCTGGACGCAGAGTCCACCCGCGGAGATGACCGG GACGACAACTGGGGCGAGACGACCACGGTGGTGACGGGCACGTCGGTGGACAGCGTCTCCAACGAGGACCTGACGCGCGTCTCCAAGGACCTGGAGGAGAGCGTGCCGCTGCGGTGCACGCGCTTCGCCGGCCCGGTGCTGGGCGGCTGCCTCAGCCTGTTCGCCCTGCTCACGCCGCTGGCCTTCCTGGTGCTGCCGCAGGCGCTGTGGCGCGAGGCGCTGGACCCCTGCGGCACGCCGTGCGAGGGGCTCTACGTGTCGCTGGCCTTcaagctgctggtgctgctcaTCTCGTCGTGGGCGCTGTTCCTGCGGCCCGCCCGCTCCGCGCTGCCGCGCTTCTTCGTGTTCCGCTGCCTGCTGATGGTGCTGGTGTTCCTGTTCGTGGCGTCCTACTGGCTGTTCTACGGCGTGCGCGTGCTGGAGCCCCGGGAGCGCGACTACCGCGGCATCGTGGAGTACGCGGCGTCCCTGGTGGACGCGCTGCTCTTCATCCAGTACCTGGcgctggtgctgctggaggtGCGCCACCTGCAGCCCGCCTTCTGCCTCAAGGTGGTGCGCAGCACGGACGGCGTCAGCCGCTTCTACAACGTGGGCCACCTCAG tATCCAGCGGGCGTCCGTGTGGGTGCTGGACCATTACTACACGGACTTCCCCGTCTACAACCCCGCCCTGCTCAACCTGCCCAAGTCCATCCTCTCCAAGAAGATGACCGGCTTCAAGGTCTACTCCCTGGACG AGAGCTCCACCAACAACTCCACGGGCCAATCCCGGGCCATGATCGCAGCGGCCGCTCGGAGGAGGGACAACTCCCACAACGAGTTCTACTACGAGGAGGCGGAGATGGACCGCCGGGTCCGCAAGCGCAAGGCCAG gctggtggtggcggtggaggaggccTTCACGCACATCAAGCGTCTCCACGACGACGAGGTGGCCGCCTCGCCCAAGCACCCCCGCGAGGTGATGGACCCCCGGGAGGCGGCCCAGGCCATCTTCGCCCCCATGGCGCGGGCCATGCAGAAGTACCTGCGCACCACCCGGCAGCAGCCCTTCCACAGCATGGAGAGCATCCTCAGCCACCTGCAGTTCTGCATCACGCACAACATGAGCCCCAAG gccttCCTGGAGCGCTACCTCAGCCCCGGCCCCACCATGCAGTACCAGCGGGAGAGCGACAGGGGGCGCCAGTGGACGCTGGTGAGCGAGGAGCCCGTCACCTCGGCGCTGCGACAGTCCCTGGTGTTCTCGCTGCGGCGCCTCGACTTCTCCCTGGTCGTCACGGTGacgcccctccccttcctgcgCATCGGCGAGGAGTTCATCGACCCCAAGAGCCACAAGTTCGTGATGCGGCTGCAGTCGGAGACCTCGGTGT